ATCGCCCTGACCCAGGCCGCCAATGCCCTGCGCTCCTGGCGCCTGGAGCAGTGCATCCTCTATGTCACTCTGGAACCCTGTGCGATGTGTGCCGGCGCCGCCGTTAATGCCCGCCTGGCCCTGATCGTTTACGGTGCCGACGACCCCAAGGCCGGCGCCTGCCGCTCCCTCTACCAGATCCCCTCCGACCCCCGCCTGCCGCACCGCTTGCCGGTCCTCGGAGGC
The genomic region above belongs to Thermogemmata fonticola and contains:
- the tadA gene encoding tRNA adenosine(34) deaminase TadA translates to MELGLEQAAQAAEEDEVPVGAVVVHPQRGLIAAAHNQRERLQDPTAHAEMIALTQAANALRSWRLEQCILYVTLEPCAMCAGAAVNARLALIVYGADDPKAGACRSLYQIPSDPRLPHRLPVLGGVLADRCAALLTDFFRQRRRWGRK